The following nucleotide sequence is from Trifolium pratense cultivar HEN17-A07 linkage group LG2, ARS_RC_1.1, whole genome shotgun sequence.
TGCATACATCTTTGAAATGTTGCTGGAGCGTTACACAACCCGAATGGCATTCGTCTGTACGCAAAGACACCAAAGGGACATGTGAAGGCTGTTTTCTCGTGATCTTCGGGATTGACTGTGATCTGATTGTACCCCGAATAACCATCTAAAAAACAATAGAATTCTTGTCCTGCCAATCTTTCAAGCATCTGGTCCATGAATGGTAATGGAAAATGGTCTTTTCTGGTGGCTTTATTGAGTCTCCGATAATCAATGCACATTCTCCACCCCGTAACTATTCTTGAAGGGATCAACTCATTTTTGTCATTTGCGATCACCGTCATCCCTCCTTTCTTTGGAACTACTTGGACTGGACTTACCCAGGTGCTGTCTGAAATTGGATAAATCATGCCAGCTTCAAGCAACTTTAAAACTTCTTTTCTCACAACCTCTTTCATTGTTGGATTCAGACGACGTTGAGGCTGTGCCACGGGCTTATAGTCATCTTCCATCATGATGTTGTGCATACAATAGGATGGACTAATACCTTTTAAGTCAGATAAAGCCCACCCAATtgcttctttattttctttcaaaacttTGATCAACTCCTTCTCTTCTTGATTTGTCAATGAACTACTGATAATCACCGGCTTCTTGTTATCTTCTTCAAGAAAGGTATACTTCAAGTGTGACAGCAATGTCTTTAATTCGAGCTTTACTTCCACCGGTTTTGGTTCATTTGAATCAATCTTCAATTCATCTATTTTGGCTTCAAGAGGAGATacttcttcaaaatcatcaagctttttcaaaaaatcttcaatttcATTCTCTTTGTCTGGATCAAGTTCATTGAACGCATCAGTCAAGGCTTGTTCAAGAGTCGAGTGGTTGTCCATTTGTATTCTTACATCAAGAATAGCTTCTTCAGTAGCATCGAGCTTACAAAAgacatctttctctttttgatgCTTCATGGCTTCCCATAAATTAAAGCTAACCTCCTCATCTTGAACTCTTAACTTCATTACCCCGTCATCGATATCAATCATCATACGTGCAGTTTTCATGAAAGATCTACCCAGGATCAATGgcacatcatcatcttcttctatATCCATCACGACAAAGTCTATTGGGAATATAAACTTGTCCACTTTTACTAGCACATCCTCAGCAATTCCTGTTGGACGCTTAATAGACTTGTCAGCCAGCTGTAATGTCAttcttgtttttcttaattCCAAACTTCCAATTCTTTCAATTACCGATAAGGGAATAAGATTAATGCTAGAACCCAGATCAATGAGAGCTTTTCCAACATCCACATTACCTATTGTGACAGGTAATGTAACTCTTCCTGGATCCTTCTCTTTTGTTGGCAGGGTCCTTTGAATAATAGCACTACAGCTAGCATTTAACTGGATAGTTTCTTCCTCATTAAGATTTCTCTTCTTTGTCAGAATTTCTTTCATGAATTTTGCATATGTGGGCATTTGTTCCAAGGCTTCGGAAAATGGAAGATTAATTTGCaatcttttgaaaatttctaAAAACCTTGCATATTGCCTTTCTTTGTCCTTCTTTGTTGGAACTGGAGGATAAGGCAAGTGCTGAGTAGTTAGATTTTTTGACTTCTGATTTCTGTCTTCCTTCTCCTCACTAACTTTCCCttcattctcattttttttatttttttcattttcaactaatactcctttatttttttcttctgtttcttcCTCACTTCCTTCTacttcctttttttcttttctttttaaaaccTCCTCCTCTCTTCTCAAGTTATCACCAATACCCTTACCAATCTCCTTTCCACTTCTAGTTGTTATTGACTTGCATTGCTCTTTTGGATTTGGTTCAGTGTTGGCTGCAAACGATCCTCCTTGATTTCTGTTATTGGCCATTTCTTTTGCCATTTGACTAATCTGAGTCTCAAGATTTCTTAACACCGCATCATTGCCTCTATGGTAGACTTGagtttgttgattttgtttggtCTGCATCTCTATGAATGATCTCAAAgtttcttccaaatttgaattttgagtttgttGTACTGGTGGTTGACTGTAACTTTCATATTGTCTTTGCTTATTTGATGAGCCAATATCTTGCCTCCAACCTTGACCATAGTTTGAGTTGTTACCTCTTTGATAGCCAGCATTTTGGTACTGACCTTGCCTTTGTTGAGTTCCCATAAAATTCACTTCCTCGTTAGATGGAGGACAATGACCTGTTGGATGGTTTCCGGTACATAACTCACATGCTGCAACCTGTTTAGCTTTTGTCGATCCTTCTTGAAGAGTTATCAACTTTGACATTTGTTTAGATAACTCCTCCACCGTGTTGGTAAGAAGTTTATTTTGAGCCAAAACAGCATCTGATGTGTCGAGTTCAAGAATTCCTGGCTTCCTTTGAATTTTGCTGCGTTCACCTTGTCGATCACTGAGTGCCATCTTTTCAATGATTGCTGTAGCATCTGCAGCACTTAATGATAAAAGAGAACCACCTGCTGTTGCATCTAAAAGGAGCTTTGATTCCTGCAAAAGACCATTTctgaaaatatgaatttgggTTAGTTCATCAAATCCATGGTTAGGGCATTTACGTATCATAGATTTGTAACGTTCCCAGGCTTCATTTAGAGTTTCATTTGTACTTTGAGCGAACACTGCAATAGATGTTTTGGCCTCCATGAACTTATGGTGTGGAAAGAATCTTTCAAGAAATTTCTCCTCGAGGGTATTCCAATTGGTCATAACATTAGTAGGTTGATCAAGGTACCATTCTTTTGCTTTACCGATCAATGAATGTGGGAACCCCCTTTGAAATACTGATTCTTCCTCTGCTTCAGTGGCTCCAAGTGAACCAGCTATCTCATAGAACTTGACAAGGTGATTGTATGGGTCTTCATGTGGTAAACCTGCAAAAGGGTTAGCATATAACAATTGCAAAAAGCCAGTTTTCATTTCGGTTTGTCTGGCTCCAGCTCTTGGTCTCGCCAAGTGAGCCAAACGTCTCGGGCTGTTGTTACAAACCCCAGGGGTGGGAGGATCTCCAGGTTCTGTCATTGTTTCTTCAGGAATAGAAGGTATTGGAGAAATAGGAGCAGAAGTTCCTTCTTGCTGCTGTCTTTGTCTAgcttgttgttttctttttttgtttttgctgttGTTCTTACGAGCAGTTTTTTCTATTTCTGGATCAAAAAGTAAGTCCTCTTGTGGAGTCTTACCTCGCATAAACAAGAATCAACAATCTAACCAAACAAGTTAGCATGCACAaggaataaaatagaaaatataaattGGAAAATTTCTTAAAACAATAGAAATTGTTAAACACACTAATATCaaacgccagtccccggcaacggcgccattttgttgaaagtacaaaagtaagttttagaattatcgtctccacagggactagtgtgatattaaAAATCGTTCAACAATTACCATAATTTTAAGTGAAGtatttaaagtttgttttgttgtaaAAACTTGCAAAagcatataaatgtaaataaaaatgtgattaaaGATTCAGAGAGAAAAGGTTGTCGGGATTAGACTTCACTCTTTCACTTATATGTACGTTTCtaaaacattcatatatattttaactaatcATCAACATATCACGTATTGCTCACGGACGTTCCTGTGTCCAGATAACGACAAGAATCACGTTATACTTATTAATCCTCGATGTCtcgattgaataattaatataacggctaaattgtattatttaaactcCGATGTCTCGAAACATTTGAATAACACAACAGCATTAAGTTTCAATacaaaagtgaatattaaaaacctaaatctatgtctagagttttaggatttttaataagtgattatcttttccatttgattcaaagtgaaatatgtctataacaattcaaatcttaAAGATAAACATGTAAATCAAAGATAACACTAAGTTGatgataaattaaaacatatataacatgattaagagttgtacatatttatgaatgagctacacctaatcccaacaacaaaagATTTAGCCACTCATTGTCATGGTGGTAAACTTACAAATGTGGAAAGAGGAACAAAGAGTGCACATCAATCCCTTGATCTCTCAAGTTGGATGGATCCACCTTTTCTTGCCTATGACCTAAGCTTAATTCTAATTTAATTGCTCTGTCTTTGAACTCTCTGAATTGTGTGTTTTGTAATGAGAGTGAATTGCTATTTATAGGCATCAAgtggtcgctcagccaccaccTGGTCGCTCAGCCATCAACTTGCCTTGGTAAAGGGGTTTTCTGACACGTACAAAAGTTGAAGCTTGATGCCCAAGATTTCCTTCAATTTGGTCGCTCAGCCACTAActggtcgctcagccaccaaCTTGGCTTGGTGAAGAGGTTATTTGACACGTGTGGAATTCTTTGCTTGTTTCCCAAGATTTCTTTTAAATTGCTCGCTCAGCCATCACCTGGTAGCTCAGCCACCAGCCTCTTGGAAAAAGAACTAAATTTTGCTCCTCTTTTAATCATGAAAGCTTAAAAAGCTAGGATTAGGACATAAAACATCTTTAGTTAAAATGTACAACGTTTTGGGGTTTTAactataaatatttttgaaaataagtcGATAATTGCCTTAATTgaataagaattttaactactttttggcacttatcatACACAACCTCTTCGATGTACCTAGAtttatgtaaaaacaaaaaaagatgaatatataataatagaatatagacataaaaatataagcaataactatattatcaaaaaaataaattagtcacCTTGTGAATCACCATATTCTCTTTCAACGTGTTCAAAGTATGATGGATCACGATACACATCATAACCTTTTGGTGCTTTGCCTTTATTTTTGTTCTTCACTCCTCctctggtttttattttttcaggtgGTGGACACAATGAACTTGAGGCTGGATAAGCAAGTTCAAACACTTTACTCTTCAACGCTCTTTTACCAACAATATCAAGTGACCGAAATCGAGTCCATATGGCCTCCATTGCATTACTCATGTCCAACTCATATCCATCCTCTGTGTCATCCTCCAATGGTTCTTCCATAGTTAATTTCTTCCAGTGACCGTGAACTGAATCTAAGGGTATCGGTACACCGCTGGTTGTATATCCA
It contains:
- the LOC123904190 gene encoding uncharacterized protein LOC123904190: MTLISDEMERIDIVGTNKNLCGCKLRSTCELPCACKLSGYTTSGVPIPLDSVHGHWKKLTMEEPLEDDTEDGYELDMSNAMEAIWTRFRSLDIVGKRALKSKVFELAYPASSSLCPPPEKIKTRGGVKNKNKGKAPKGYDVYRDPSYFEHVEREYGDSQGTSKRLCMISAKK